GCATCAGATTAAATTTTTTCAAAGAAATATTTCCTATTGGTTGTGAGAACGACAGATCAGCTTGATCGATTACTAACTTTGCTTGCATATAGGAATTGATAACATCAATGTAGTTCTTACTTTTTTTTCCAGAAGCAACCACCAATTCCATGGCATTTAGATTAAAATGTCCTTTAGTAGCGTGTTTGAGCTGAAATTTATGATGCTCAGAAACGAACTGGTTAATAAGATTTACAAAATGAGGCTGTAAATTAATTTCAATAGAATCCGATTCTTTTACAAGGATGCGATCATCTTTTAATAAGCCACTTATCATGCCTTGCACCCAAGGTGATTTAATATCTAACTTCAAAGCAATTCCCTCTGGATTGCTAGATTGGTGAAGTTGCAAGTTTAATGTTTCTCCTAACAAGGCCGTTAATAGGCCACGATAGCGAGGATCTAAAAGGGTTATTGTTTCATCCAATACACCCACGGGGAAGTCTCTTGCCTCGAGGTGCAATTGAATAGCTTCTATAGGCTGAGAATTGAAAGGCTGGGAAATAGCAAATTTAGAGCTGTTTTTCTGATGATTTATTGAAGTTTGGAGATTAAAAAAACCCTCTTGCTGGTCTCTAACAGTATGTCCCCTTATATAAATATAATTATCTTTATCTTTTTCAAGTGAAGTAGATAGGGACATGTCTTTCAATGAAATTGCTGATGATTGTTTCTTGAAGGATATGTTAGGGGAATTCTTAGCTTGCAGGGCATAATGAATGTTTGTATGGCCTTCAGGATATTGAATAATTTCTGCATTAAGCCTACTAAACTCGAAATTTCCATTTTTTCCCTGATTATAAAGTAGCTTCCAAAGAGGAGTTTTTGCAACAGCTCTATCTAATGACCCAATTTTTTGCTCTTCCTTATTGAAAAGGAAAGTATGTGTTAATGTTTGCTCCCCAAACCAGCTAAGCGTTAAATGTTGGAAAGTTATTTTTCCTGCAATCTGGGAATTGATTAGTCTTTCTAGCTCTTTATTCCCCCACTTGGTGGAAAGAATAGAGGGTAAAAAAATTATACCCATTAAAACGGCTAAGAGAGTCGTGATTAAAGTCCGCCAAATGATAGTAAAGCTCTTTCGGAGTAAAGAGGGGGGAGAGGAATCATGATTAACCATTTAAATGGCTCCATTTTAAAGGCTTACGATTAAATATTACTTTATATTATAGTAGCGCTTAAAACTATTTCTGTAAAGGGAGTAAATTGTAATAAAGCATTTCAGAAATTAGGCTAAATAAAAAATAAACAGCATACCCTCTCTTCATTTATCTGGCATGTTAGCAGATGAAGTAGTCTTAAATAAGTAAATATAAAAAGCTTTATCTTGACAATCTAATCAGCCCAAGAGCAATCTATGCTTACAAATCTAGTAAGCCCTGCCATGCAATTGACTTGCGCGGAAAAACAAAAGTTAATGAGTTAGCTTACAGCTTAGGAGATGATTTGAAAGGCTTTAGCCTATTATCTCATCCGATAATCAGCGTTAGTAAGCTAATTTATCCGCCTTTAGGGGCGAGAAGTACTTTTGATAATCCCATTGCAGAGAGAAGGAATATAATTCTTTATCGTTTATCCTCCATTCTTTATATTTTAAGTTTATGAGCCATTATCCTGATCCTGTTAAACTTCCTTCCTATGTATCCATAGCTCGTCGCGAGCGTAATCGTCAGCTTATCCTTTCTGCTAAAAGAGGGGTTTATATACGTTTACTTATTATCTGGGCTGAAAGCATGGGAGCATGGGCTTTTGGCAGTTCTGCTTTAACACTTGATGCTATCTCAAGTTTTGTAGATGTTTTTTTTAGTATTTCTTTAATTTATTTTATAAAATTTGCTGAGCGACCTCCAGATAAGAACCATCCCTTTGGACATGGGCGCTTCGAGCCTTTGGTAGGAATGCAAATTGGCATAGTCATAGTCTTTATTGGCTTGTTGGCCTTCTTTCAACAGTTTTTTCACCTTTTTGTAGATAACAACGAGTTACAGGCTGTAACAGCTCATGCATGGATAATTCCTGCCCTGGCTGTTGTTTTATTGGAAATTTGCTATCGATTGGTGATAAATACAGCTAAAAAGCAAAACAGTCCTGCTTTAGCCGCTGATGCCTTGCATTATCGTTTGGATGGCATCACGAGTGCTATAGCAGCCCTGGCCTTAATTTTAGGAAGTTATTATCCTGCTTTAAGTGCTTTAACTGATCATTTAGGAGCTCAAGCTATCGCAGGCTTTATGATAGGTATAG
This genomic interval from Neochlamydia sp. AcF84 contains the following:
- a CDS encoding cation diffusion facilitator family transporter — protein: MSHYPDPVKLPSYVSIARRERNRQLILSAKRGVYIRLLIIWAESMGAWAFGSSALTLDAISSFVDVFFSISLIYFIKFAERPPDKNHPFGHGRFEPLVGMQIGIVIVFIGLLAFFQQFFHLFVDNNELQAVTAHAWIIPALAVVLLEICYRLVINTAKKQNSPALAADALHYRLDGITSAIAALALILGSYYPALSALTDHLGAQAIAGFMIGIGVYAAKNNLYQLIDKIPAKEYFDKVRFAALSVKGVKETEKIRIQQYGPDAHINIDIEVDPHMSVTLAHQITQNVRAEIQKAWPAVRDVTVHVEPYYPGDH